From Lolium perenne isolate Kyuss_39 chromosome 5, Kyuss_2.0, whole genome shotgun sequence, a single genomic window includes:
- the LOC127304490 gene encoding uncharacterized protein: MGFFTRSTSKQTAKLKSLVKLALARLAVVRRPRAGRRSIARGDVAQLLSIGHLDRALVRAGQVLEEDDALAALDVLELYCRLLVDHAAQLDKPKECTEEIKAAAAGLIYASARCGELPELLDARAILADKFGRDFAAAARDGAPGVVDPTLVRKLSGQGATVEQMRRLAKEIAAENGILLDFPEEPREVPHAQRKQSEQTKTAPAAESVEHTEIKVEPGTF, translated from the exons ATGGGGTTCTTCACCAGGAGCACCTCGAAGCAGACCGCGAAGCTCAAGTCCCTCGTCAAGCTCGCGCTGGCGCGCCTCGCCGTCGTGCGCCGCCCGCGCGCCGGCCGCCGCTCCATCGCCCGCGGCGACGTCGCGCAGCTGCTCTCCATCGGCCACCTCGACCGCGCGCTCGTCCGCGCCGGCCAGGTCCTCGAGGAGGACGACGCGCTCGCGGCGCTCGACGTCCTCGAGCTCTACTGCAGGCTCCTCGTCGACCACGCCGCCCAGCTCGACAAGCCAAA GGAGTGCACCGAGGAGATCAAGGCGGCGGCCGCGGGCCTCATCTACGCGTCGGCGCGGTGCGGCGAGCTGCCCGAGCTCCTGGACGCGCGCGCCATCCTGGCGGACAAGTTCGGCCGTGACTTCGCCGCCGCGGCCCGGGACGGCGCGCCCGGCGTCGTCGACCCCACG CTGGTGCGGAAGTTGTCCGGCCAGGGTGCAACCGTGGAGCAGATGAGGAGGCTGGCCAAGGAGATCGCCGCCGAGAACGGCATCCTGCTCGACTTCCCCGAGGAGCCCAGAGAGGTTCCTCACGCTCAG AGGAAACAGAGTGAGCAAACCAAGACTGCGCCGGCTGCGGAATCTGTCGAGCACACTGAGATCAAGGTAGAACCGGGCACAttttaa